From Deltaproteobacteria bacterium, one genomic window encodes:
- a CDS encoding PD40 domain-containing protein, producing MKSLAVLCLAAVLLVPHSGCARKRQWFQPARPAVEAPAASLAEYLNPPMLPVSVHHRGDFDPALSRDGQKLAFVSARSGNWDIWSVDLDTAAAPVQITSHSAADYAPAISPDGKRIAFITRREDAYGDLAVTDFREGERNVSVPPGQAGSGEEDPVWLDNRRLMVTRVTGSRRSLEVFDTKTGEFSSIGPSGAYSADVSPDGRWVVFTRRSRNRRQIEVAPRDGMKLGRAARLTDLPFEEAMAVFGDGRIFLVVFADDTNMDGVIDTADRTTLWSVSFDTATGKAGRDYQALTSSASTATLPATAGGRLVVTSDRSGQLNLWSLPYSQRPPDSMEEPLAVVRAVPGPADRLLAWRRMIPEIFGEDTARAAHYYRAEELLKLGLWGPALSALERMIQGSSDYWARRAEILKISLDQQILRATGLPLDDPELVTAFGEYETGLRSRVENRGLEMPLRAFALLELGRLYGGYRQPLAALDAFRRVEAEYGSERDIAGAATLERAAIFAEMGEQSAAIDLLRAVVRSYGPVESVRFEAAERMIRLASELYAAPEDRIAALRRLELDAPDYLRGRVGLKVAGVYRETGQFRSAELELTASRGLYLADPALRRDWAPALIALAVQSGESRMLLEHQQELAGAGPEAATALVDALLYLAARLPPDTEAHRRPLLELALRIDPDCPEAHYALGFSPATEHEPARSPDTLPPVRDEATRRYVAALEAWRQDRSKRGAERAISYLEDALAFRFDRPDLHHFLGYLYQMLEHFLIMEGATFSARQSAGHLENAITAYQTALVYARQGRQPERERELELAIGLAFLDFPAPNYRDASEFLGRYFRSGDYPRDERRALLLSDRWMRTLFHAERFGEAVGAARVALEMARKAGDRRFELAITGYLGLIYQVTEQPSEAAQAFEAAGALAEELGETGSEHILARNLAIERYRMGDHAGTLRELERWELALSRNAKATDRRAGASPATFAIKLGVTATDAPWGFSVRDETRLGETWRSRAMEAIGNREGAIAAAERMLEVKPAADDIDGNRQRASALSRLGAMLYRSGDTAGALERFDDAYELAVKFGDIAGQATVVASRMALLVENPGEEGAGLWTGRTNQLLKDIDARKAQGAAVDLRIMADLLTLSGLVLLRTMPPDADAAQRLLPLKRLIRARRVFADYERLTGRSTVRERLTGLLDEAWAFSAAGLPEGVAESLTEFSELASLYRVGDAGLWGDAMRCELLDEPAACGRFVSHLDQSGPWQPSFLPAGIRSRALRRTLGAVADRLYREAAGTAKEADLEKLVEYEERSRRISTIWTLGTSLTPPGREADRDLFREFREASDKWTEAVSALLAVPEREASGKSLARFRELQRAADQARTRYAAALGTIQDKAPELGYLLSVRPPKASDIQYDLGPDERIVFALEGREESFIIMNDRHFVLASMDALAAGDGPGTVTHWVSAAAPPVPVTSRYVSAAHYVTAFARRNINKRRGLLVSSAAVRDGSAPRARELQKQLETLAGAIPGIRGFFYDDNGPDAFVADASNLAGQYHFVHLLSPVTGRGSETALELSGGRLPVTRFTSLSGEPHLWVVTGFQPDHPLERQVFMEMAAYAGAPAVILGTGAARPEDELEAWAAFYRETLRWQAPRTAEIWRKAQDSVTAFSRYAFFGYPGIDAGSVNAFARTLINDLANRAASGAAGKRWPEAALAAERAVTTMDVIGVDPRTLVQMLNAAVYALKQMREWERAAAYEDRLARIYAEAGATVQAAQALYFAGQDYLRANRFEDAFERFEDAIRAAGANRQMLLVIESEWGRGLALAGQGKAAVERYTSAIAHAEAAGDAASRAELLFNRGRVQYEQTENHDGAAADLEAAIRIASSLLRQAQGSPQPGDETAALEQAVFRNRLTLALVESARGRYQVAETALGELATEAARRGLGELEFQARLYRATALRQLARPDSAIEVIAPLLKERPASLAAPAGDGPAADLLNLAALLYWSLGREEISVGFSQGALVHARREADPGRVAAILVTLGTSLRVLGQHDEARLYLAEAAGIDRQRENPAGLSGALRQLALIALDSGRMAEGRKFLDEAVASAAASGHRRTELELRWLRASRLENAGGEDMESLHTAARELGDPGLIARTAAPFPAVSAAEAWLLEPPSSPATEARSGLAVAKAAIFRRAARELSAGDPPAALRFWERGRRKLLRDRMWETGLSRRALEPVLLPDGVPGAAWHDRVAEAVSARRRYPVAMPPGAHPALALLRDSPDFSLPGVAPGSVVLVPVDLDGEGAILWWTLDSRGVDASELTFEPGSLARTVPTLAETVRSQGRYEPVWDSFREKFLPGKIRTLLDTLPPGAAVMLVPDGLLEQLPAPLLGARRQDGGVWSPRLAVSSLGALWELEPVAVRQEFRPDRSRMAGANPSRVRAGFGLDLDSRGGADFFGQERTVIETRGPARGWLHCADRLRISPVSPAGVTCGPDRISVIESTSLSASVMDGGVPPDSVTVLALRAPSLMRGARNPWVLPGWRRGAVGARIYRQGYGALQKGQLPAAAFLGAARDLDGTYGHPFAWAGTALYGPIASTGE from the coding sequence GTGAAATCCCTGGCTGTGCTGTGCCTGGCGGCGGTATTGCTGGTGCCGCATTCGGGCTGTGCCCGCAAGCGGCAGTGGTTCCAGCCTGCCCGCCCCGCCGTGGAAGCTCCCGCCGCGTCACTCGCCGAATACCTGAATCCACCCATGCTTCCGGTGTCGGTCCATCATCGCGGCGATTTTGATCCGGCCCTGAGCCGCGATGGACAGAAGCTGGCATTCGTATCGGCCCGGTCGGGAAACTGGGATATCTGGTCGGTCGATCTCGATACAGCCGCTGCGCCAGTCCAGATCACCAGCCATTCAGCGGCGGACTATGCACCGGCAATTTCGCCGGACGGGAAACGGATCGCCTTCATCACCCGTCGGGAAGATGCGTATGGAGATCTTGCCGTTACCGATTTCCGGGAAGGCGAAAGGAATGTCTCCGTCCCTCCCGGCCAGGCGGGCTCCGGTGAGGAAGACCCGGTCTGGCTGGATAACCGCCGGCTCATGGTCACCCGGGTGACTGGAAGCCGCCGGAGTCTGGAAGTTTTCGACACGAAAACGGGCGAGTTCAGCAGTATCGGCCCTTCGGGTGCGTACAGTGCCGACGTTTCGCCCGACGGCCGCTGGGTGGTCTTCACCCGCAGGAGCCGCAACCGCCGCCAGATCGAGGTGGCGCCGAGGGATGGCATGAAGCTGGGCAGGGCAGCACGGCTGACGGACTTGCCCTTTGAAGAGGCGATGGCGGTCTTTGGCGACGGCCGCATCTTTCTGGTGGTATTCGCCGATGATACCAATATGGACGGGGTGATCGACACCGCCGACCGTACGACGCTGTGGTCCGTGTCGTTCGATACCGCCACTGGAAAGGCCGGACGTGACTATCAGGCGCTCACTTCGTCGGCCAGCACGGCCACGCTGCCGGCTACCGCGGGCGGCCGGCTCGTCGTTACATCGGACAGGTCCGGGCAGCTGAACCTCTGGAGTCTTCCCTACAGCCAGCGTCCCCCGGATTCGATGGAGGAACCGCTGGCCGTGGTCCGTGCGGTTCCGGGTCCGGCAGACCGGCTGCTCGCCTGGCGGCGCATGATTCCGGAGATATTCGGAGAGGATACTGCCCGGGCAGCCCACTACTACCGTGCCGAGGAACTCCTGAAGCTGGGGCTCTGGGGGCCCGCCCTGTCTGCACTGGAAAGGATGATCCAGGGAAGTAGCGACTACTGGGCCCGCCGGGCGGAGATTCTCAAGATTTCCCTCGACCAGCAGATTCTCCGCGCCACAGGGCTTCCGCTGGACGATCCGGAACTGGTCACGGCGTTCGGGGAATATGAAACCGGACTCCGCTCCCGCGTGGAGAACAGAGGGCTGGAAATGCCGCTCCGTGCATTCGCGCTGCTGGAACTGGGCCGCCTTTACGGCGGTTATCGCCAGCCTCTGGCTGCACTGGATGCATTCCGCCGCGTGGAAGCGGAGTACGGTAGCGAGCGTGATATCGCCGGTGCGGCGACACTGGAGCGGGCGGCGATATTTGCCGAAATGGGCGAGCAGTCGGCGGCAATCGACCTTTTGAGGGCGGTGGTCCGAAGCTACGGACCGGTGGAAAGTGTCCGTTTTGAGGCGGCCGAGCGGATGATCCGGCTCGCATCGGAGCTCTACGCCGCGCCCGAGGACCGGATTGCCGCGCTCCGGCGGCTGGAACTGGATGCTCCCGATTACCTGCGCGGCCGGGTCGGCCTGAAGGTCGCCGGGGTCTATCGCGAGACGGGCCAGTTCAGGTCAGCGGAACTGGAACTGACGGCCAGTCGCGGCCTGTATCTTGCCGATCCTGCCTTGCGGAGGGACTGGGCCCCGGCGCTCATCGCACTTGCAGTCCAGTCTGGCGAGAGCCGCATGCTGCTCGAGCACCAGCAGGAACTTGCCGGAGCCGGGCCTGAGGCGGCGACGGCGCTGGTGGATGCGCTGTTGTACCTCGCCGCCCGGCTCCCTCCGGATACGGAAGCCCACCGCCGGCCGCTGCTTGAACTTGCGCTCCGGATTGATCCCGACTGCCCGGAGGCGCACTACGCCCTGGGATTTTCCCCTGCTACGGAGCACGAACCGGCGCGGTCCCCGGATACGCTCCCACCAGTCAGGGATGAAGCCACCCGCCGCTACGTCGCCGCCCTGGAGGCATGGAGGCAGGACCGGTCGAAGCGCGGGGCTGAGCGGGCCATATCGTATCTGGAGGATGCCCTGGCGTTCCGGTTTGACCGGCCCGACCTGCACCATTTTCTTGGGTACTTGTACCAGATGCTTGAGCATTTCCTTATCATGGAGGGCGCGACATTCTCGGCCCGCCAGAGCGCGGGCCATCTGGAAAATGCCATCACCGCCTACCAGACGGCCCTCGTATACGCCCGGCAGGGGAGACAGCCGGAAAGGGAGCGGGAACTGGAACTCGCTATCGGACTGGCATTCCTCGATTTCCCGGCTCCCAACTACCGGGATGCATCGGAATTCCTCGGAAGGTATTTCCGGTCCGGTGACTACCCGCGGGATGAACGGCGGGCCCTGCTGCTCTCCGACAGGTGGATGCGGACCCTGTTCCATGCTGAAAGATTCGGGGAAGCAGTCGGTGCCGCAAGGGTGGCGCTGGAAATGGCCCGCAAGGCCGGTGACCGGCGGTTTGAATTGGCGATTACCGGCTATCTCGGACTGATTTACCAGGTGACGGAGCAGCCATCGGAAGCCGCTCAAGCGTTCGAGGCCGCCGGGGCGCTGGCGGAGGAACTGGGCGAGACAGGTTCGGAACACATACTCGCCCGGAACCTGGCCATCGAGCGGTACCGCATGGGAGATCATGCCGGAACGCTCCGGGAACTGGAGCGATGGGAACTGGCGCTTTCCCGGAATGCGAAGGCAACAGATCGCCGGGCCGGTGCTTCCCCGGCGACCTTCGCCATCAAGCTGGGAGTCACGGCGACGGATGCGCCGTGGGGCTTCAGCGTCCGTGACGAGACACGGCTCGGCGAAACCTGGCGAAGCCGGGCGATGGAGGCTATCGGCAACCGGGAGGGGGCCATTGCCGCCGCCGAACGGATGCTGGAAGTGAAACCGGCCGCCGACGATATTGACGGCAACCGGCAGCGCGCCTCCGCACTTAGCCGCCTGGGTGCGATGCTCTACCGGTCAGGCGATACGGCAGGGGCGCTGGAGCGTTTTGACGACGCCTATGAACTGGCGGTCAAATTCGGAGATATCGCAGGGCAGGCGACCGTGGTGGCCAGCCGGATGGCACTGCTGGTGGAAAATCCCGGCGAAGAGGGTGCTGGTCTGTGGACCGGCCGGACGAACCAGCTTCTCAAGGATATTGACGCTCGCAAGGCACAGGGAGCGGCAGTGGATCTCCGCATAATGGCGGATCTCCTCACCTTGAGCGGGCTGGTGCTGCTCCGGACGATGCCACCGGATGCCGATGCGGCCCAAAGGCTTCTTCCGCTGAAACGGTTGATACGGGCCCGCCGGGTTTTTGCCGACTACGAAAGATTGACCGGCCGTTCCACTGTGCGGGAACGCCTCACAGGCCTGCTCGACGAGGCCTGGGCTTTTTCGGCTGCCGGACTTCCGGAAGGCGTGGCTGAATCCCTGACCGAGTTTTCCGAACTGGCCAGCCTCTATCGCGTTGGTGATGCCGGTTTGTGGGGGGATGCGATGCGGTGCGAACTCCTCGATGAACCGGCTGCCTGCGGCCGGTTTGTCTCGCATCTGGATCAGTCCGGCCCCTGGCAGCCGTCCTTCCTTCCTGCCGGTATCCGGAGCCGCGCGCTCCGGCGGACACTGGGGGCAGTAGCGGACCGTTTGTACCGGGAAGCCGCCGGGACGGCGAAAGAGGCCGATCTGGAAAAGCTGGTCGAATATGAGGAGAGATCCCGCCGGATCAGTACCATCTGGACGCTCGGGACTTCCCTCACGCCGCCTGGCCGGGAGGCTGACCGGGATCTGTTCAGGGAGTTCCGCGAGGCGTCGGATAAATGGACGGAGGCGGTATCGGCCCTGCTGGCAGTTCCTGAACGGGAAGCGTCGGGCAAGTCGCTGGCCAGGTTCCGGGAACTCCAGCGGGCGGCCGATCAGGCCCGCACCCGGTACGCCGCCGCACTTGGGACGATTCAGGATAAAGCGCCAGAACTTGGCTATCTCCTGTCGGTCAGGCCGCCGAAGGCATCCGATATCCAGTACGATCTGGGCCCGGACGAGCGGATCGTTTTCGCGCTGGAAGGCCGGGAGGAATCGTTCATCATCATGAACGATCGTCATTTTGTTCTGGCCAGCATGGATGCACTGGCAGCTGGAGACGGTCCGGGGACGGTGACGCACTGGGTGTCGGCCGCTGCACCCCCCGTGCCAGTCACATCACGATACGTGTCTGCCGCGCATTACGTCACGGCTTTTGCCCGCCGGAACATCAACAAGCGGCGGGGGCTGCTCGTCTCCAGCGCGGCGGTCCGTGACGGTTCGGCTCCCCGCGCCCGCGAACTCCAGAAACAGCTGGAAACGCTCGCTGGTGCCATCCCCGGTATCCGGGGCTTCTTCTACGACGACAACGGACCGGATGCCTTTGTCGCGGATGCGTCGAATCTCGCCGGGCAGTATCACTTCGTTCACCTGCTCTCTCCGGTGACCGGGCGTGGCAGCGAAACCGCGCTGGAGCTGTCCGGCGGGCGTCTGCCAGTCACAAGGTTCACGTCGCTTTCCGGTGAGCCGCACCTGTGGGTGGTGACCGGATTCCAGCCGGATCACCCGCTGGAGCGGCAGGTTTTCATGGAGATGGCTGCCTATGCCGGCGCTCCGGCCGTGATTCTGGGAACCGGTGCCGCCCGGCCGGAGGATGAACTGGAGGCGTGGGCTGCTTTCTACCGTGAGACGCTCCGGTGGCAGGCTCCCCGCACGGCCGAAATCTGGCGGAAGGCCCAGGACAGCGTTACCGCGTTCAGCCGGTATGCGTTTTTCGGATATCCGGGCATTGACGCTGGCAGCGTGAATGCCTTTGCCCGGACGCTCATCAACGATCTTGCCAACCGGGCGGCTTCCGGGGCAGCCGGAAAACGCTGGCCGGAGGCGGCGCTGGCCGCCGAGCGGGCCGTGACGACGATGGACGTGATCGGTGTCGATCCGCGCACGCTGGTCCAGATGCTGAATGCGGCGGTGTATGCCCTCAAGCAGATGCGCGAGTGGGAGCGGGCGGCGGCATACGAGGACCGGCTCGCGCGGATCTACGCCGAAGCGGGCGCTACGGTGCAGGCGGCTCAGGCCCTGTACTTCGCGGGTCAGGACTACCTGCGCGCCAACCGGTTTGAAGATGCCTTCGAGCGGTTCGAGGATGCCATTCGGGCGGCGGGGGCGAACCGGCAGATGTTGCTGGTGATCGAATCCGAATGGGGGCGGGGGCTCGCGCTCGCGGGGCAGGGGAAAGCGGCGGTGGAGCGGTATACATCGGCCATCGCTCATGCGGAGGCCGCTGGCGATGCAGCGAGCCGTGCCGAACTTCTGTTCAACCGCGGCCGCGTGCAATACGAACAGACGGAAAACCACGACGGTGCGGCGGCCGACCTGGAGGCGGCCATCCGGATTGCATCGTCTCTGCTGCGTCAGGCACAGGGCTCTCCCCAGCCTGGAGACGAAACCGCCGCGCTGGAGCAGGCGGTTTTCCGCAACCGGCTCACACTGGCGCTCGTGGAAAGTGCCCGCGGGCGGTATCAGGTTGCCGAAACCGCGCTGGGAGAACTCGCCACCGAGGCGGCGCGGCGCGGGCTGGGGGAGCTGGAGTTTCAGGCGCGGCTCTACCGGGCGACGGCCCTGAGGCAGCTGGCGCGGCCGGATTCGGCGATAGAAGTTATCGCGCCGCTCCTTAAGGAAAGGCCGGCGTCGCTGGCGGCCCCTGCGGGCGATGGCCCCGCCGCCGACCTGCTTAACCTCGCGGCACTTCTCTACTGGTCACTGGGCCGCGAGGAGATTTCGGTCGGTTTTTCGCAAGGGGCGCTCGTTCATGCGCGCCGTGAGGCCGATCCCGGCCGGGTGGCTGCCATTCTGGTCACACTCGGGACATCGCTTCGTGTGCTCGGCCAGCACGATGAGGCACGGCTTTACCTCGCTGAAGCGGCGGGGATCGACCGGCAACGGGAAAATCCGGCGGGACTTTCCGGCGCTCTCAGGCAATTGGCGCTGATTGCGCTGGATTCAGGCCGCATGGCGGAAGGTCGGAAATTTCTGGATGAAGCCGTCGCCTCCGCTGCCGCCAGCGGCCACCGCAGGACCGAACTTGAACTTCGCTGGCTTCGCGCATCCCGCTTGGAAAATGCTGGCGGAGAAGACATGGAATCCCTGCACACCGCCGCCCGGGAACTGGGCGATCCCGGCCTCATTGCGCGGACGGCTGCACCGTTCCCGGCTGTTTCAGCCGCCGAGGCATGGCTTCTGGAACCTCCGTCCTCGCCCGCCACGGAAGCGCGGTCGGGGCTCGCCGTGGCCAAGGCCGCCATATTCCGCCGGGCGGCCCGCGAACTGTCGGCCGGCGATCCTCCCGCGGCCCTCCGGTTCTGGGAGCGCGGCCGCCGGAAACTCCTTCGGGACCGGATGTGGGAAACGGGGCTTTCCCGTCGCGCGCTGGAGCCGGTCCTTCTGCCCGATGGTGTCCCGGGTGCTGCCTGGCATGACCGGGTGGCAGAGGCGGTGAGTGCCCGGCGCAGATACCCGGTTGCCATGCCGCCGGGGGCGCACCCGGCGCTGGCGCTTCTCCGCGACAGTCCGGACTTTTCGCTGCCCGGAGTCGCTCCGGGTTCGGTGGTGCTGGTTCCGGTCGATCTCGATGGAGAGGGAGCCATTCTCTGGTGGACGCTGGACAGCCGCGGGGTGGATGCCTCGGAGCTGACGTTCGAACCCGGATCGCTGGCCAGAACCGTTCCAACCCTTGCCGAGACAGTTCGCTCACAGGGCCGCTACGAACCGGTATGGGATTCCTTCCGGGAGAAGTTCCTGCCCGGGAAAATCCGGACGCTGCTGGATACCCTTCCACCGGGCGCTGCCGTGATGCTGGTGCCTGACGGGCTGCTGGAGCAGCTTCCGGCCCCACTGCTGGGGGCCCGCCGGCAGGATGGAGGTGTCTGGTCTCCCCGGCTCGCCGTGTCGTCGCTGGGGGCACTGTGGGAACTGGAACCGGTAGCCGTCCGTCAGGAGTTCCGTCCGGACCGGAGTCGCATGGCCGGGGCGAACCCGTCACGGGTCCGGGCTGGCTTCGGGCTGGATCTCGACAGCCGGGGCGGCGCCGATTTCTTCGGACAGGAACGGACCGTGATCGAAACGCGGGGGCCTGCGCGGGGCTGGCTCCACTGCGCCGACCGGCTCAGGATTTCGCCGGTTTCCCCGGCCGGTGTTACCTGCGGGCCGGACCGGATTTCCGTGATCGAGAGCACATCCCTCTCGGCAAGCGTGATGGACGGTGGCGTACCGCCGGATTCGGTTACGGTTCTGGCGCTCCGGGCGCCATCACTCATGCGGGGCGCACGGAATCCGTGGGTGCTGCCTGGCTGGCGGCGGGGCGCAGTGGGCGCCCGGATCTACCGGCAGGGGTATGGGGCACTGCAGAAGGGGCAGTTGCCGGCTGCTGCCTTCCTCGGCGCGGCCCGTGATCTGGACGGGACGTATGGCCACCCGTTCGCCTGGGCCGGTACGGCGCTTTACGGACCAATTGCCTCCACCGGGGAATAA
- a CDS encoding DUF1318 domain-containing protein yields the protein MKPGLMLAGALALLALLAGGCNPTIVILGLPEKTALENQVLGTYEYLRRDDRFLAAVPGVDVRGDMSGLTAADAPAESLSLVRQNVLKAVLHQEYQRDELLQIKAAGFVGEANTGYLFVFANRLPAADRDRQRIERIAADENTDRRTIVDGVISMNPNLSEIDRPQVEAVFARLYRDGARTGDWVQTPSGQWEQMK from the coding sequence GTGAAACCCGGACTGATGCTGGCAGGGGCCTTGGCGCTGCTCGCTCTCCTGGCGGGAGGCTGCAACCCGACGATCGTCATCCTCGGGTTGCCGGAGAAAACCGCGCTGGAAAACCAGGTCCTGGGCACTTACGAATATCTTCGCCGTGACGACCGGTTTCTGGCTGCTGTTCCGGGCGTGGATGTCCGGGGCGACATGTCCGGACTGACCGCGGCGGATGCTCCTGCCGAAAGCCTCTCGCTGGTCCGGCAAAACGTCCTCAAGGCGGTATTGCATCAGGAATACCAGCGGGATGAACTGCTTCAGATCAAGGCAGCCGGTTTCGTGGGTGAAGCGAACACGGGTTATTTGTTCGTTTTTGCCAATCGCCTGCCGGCGGCTGACCGGGACCGGCAGCGGATCGAACGGATAGCGGCCGACGAGAATACCGACCGGCGAACGATCGTTGATGGCGTGATCTCGATGAATCCGAATCTCTCGGAAATCGACCGGCCGCAAGTGGAAGCGGTATTCGCCAGGCTCTACCGGGACGGTGCCCGGACCGGGGACTGGGTGCAAACACCCTCCGGACAGTGGGAACAGATGAAGTGA
- a CDS encoding FecR domain-containing protein gives MRTSSLFPLRLLAAAVIFPVVVHAQAPAAPRPAQVTRLDGVLEAAVAEEGPWKPLKLKSPVTEGNILRTGKKSRAEISLPGDSVMRLGPETRLRLTKLHFPPGQKAPQVEARLAVGRVWSRVTRLFGAPDPQFRVSAGNAFAGVRGTAFEIGYFPLAGDNVSPDGATGLLKVYEGKVAVGRYDPFKPADPVTPGGIVPPRDVQGPGDVPPPFRDVTREEWTRILEAGMRMPFGVGDPATAEPEKIDHQKDMEDDFTSWNRELDGLTDLPDDAK, from the coding sequence ATGAGGACCAGCTCCCTTTTTCCGTTGAGGCTTCTTGCCGCGGCGGTCATTTTTCCAGTGGTTGTTCACGCTCAGGCACCGGCCGCACCCAGACCGGCACAGGTGACGCGGCTTGACGGCGTTCTGGAAGCGGCCGTGGCCGAGGAAGGCCCCTGGAAGCCGCTGAAGCTGAAGTCGCCAGTGACTGAAGGAAATATCCTGAGGACTGGCAAGAAATCCCGTGCGGAAATCTCCCTGCCGGGTGACAGCGTGATGCGCCTGGGGCCCGAAACCCGCTTGCGGCTGACGAAACTGCACTTTCCTCCCGGCCAGAAAGCCCCACAGGTGGAGGCACGGCTGGCGGTGGGCCGTGTCTGGTCCCGGGTCACCCGCCTGTTCGGTGCTCCGGACCCGCAGTTCCGGGTCAGCGCAGGGAATGCCTTTGCCGGCGTCCGGGGGACTGCCTTCGAAATCGGCTACTTTCCGCTCGCCGGCGATAACGTGTCGCCTGACGGCGCTACCGGTCTGCTCAAGGTGTATGAAGGCAAGGTCGCCGTGGGAAGGTACGATCCCTTCAAGCCGGCGGATCCGGTGACTCCGGGCGGTATTGTTCCGCCCCGGGATGTCCAGGGCCCCGGCGATGTTCCTCCGCCGTTTCGTGACGTGACCCGAGAGGAGTGGACGCGGATACTCGAGGCGGGAATGCGCATGCCGTTCGGTGTTGGCGATCCCGCCACGGCCGAGCCGGAAAAGATCGATCACCAGAAAGACATGGAAGACGATTTCACCAGCTGGAACCGGGAGCTTGACGGGCTGACGGACCTGCCGGACGACGCGAAATAG
- a CDS encoding flagellar assembly protein T N-terminal domain-containing protein, producing MSVKPGLWIKGILVSALFGILAAAFPLQAQEDPVREVTVTGESVLEGDNVAVARDRALQAAFRNAVEQVVGIVVRSESEMRDFELVRDEIYSQSKGFVQNYEIVSEAPSGDGAYKVTIRARVSTKVLQDSIRDMVDIYLVKNSNKPRTMIFLKEQNVGDTTAAVESANRGGRALVESISMGTVENSMTQVLTDNGFPMIDPQTVSKQIAVVGAIGAADITDAQAKKLGELTKAEIVIYGNAFSKAGNQIPGTPLHTVSGGLSIKVVHTDTGKIIASETRSGTGSPHISAATAGENLLKKMGTESAAVLMPKIIRALTQDGSVNLVIKFQNMRFGDWVAFKKELRNSSSKITAIADRPVEGSQRTYELTVSRGTATDLAEEIYGHEFPGFEFEVVDTTQNIINATLKKK from the coding sequence ATGTCCGTCAAGCCTGGCCTCTGGATCAAGGGGATACTGGTGTCTGCCCTGTTCGGCATCCTGGCCGCGGCGTTTCCGCTCCAGGCCCAGGAAGACCCGGTCAGGGAAGTGACCGTTACGGGTGAATCGGTGCTGGAAGGGGACAATGTTGCGGTTGCCAGGGATCGCGCCCTTCAGGCGGCCTTCCGGAATGCCGTCGAACAGGTGGTCGGCATCGTCGTCCGGTCCGAAAGCGAGATGCGGGACTTCGAGCTTGTCCGGGACGAAATCTACTCTCAGTCGAAGGGGTTCGTGCAGAACTACGAAATCGTGAGTGAAGCGCCGTCAGGCGATGGCGCCTACAAGGTAACGATCAGGGCGCGGGTATCCACGAAGGTGTTGCAGGATTCGATCCGTGACATGGTGGATATCTATCTGGTGAAGAACTCGAACAAGCCCCGCACGATGATCTTCCTCAAGGAACAGAACGTCGGCGACACGACAGCGGCAGTCGAAAGCGCGAACCGGGGCGGCCGGGCCCTCGTTGAGTCGATTTCCATGGGCACCGTCGAAAACTCCATGACCCAGGTGCTTACGGACAACGGCTTTCCGATGATCGATCCCCAGACGGTGAGCAAGCAGATCGCGGTGGTGGGCGCCATCGGGGCGGCCGATATCACGGATGCGCAGGCCAAGAAGCTGGGCGAACTGACCAAGGCCGAGATCGTGATTTACGGCAACGCCTTTTCGAAGGCGGGCAACCAGATACCGGGTACCCCGCTGCATACTGTTTCGGGCGGCCTTTCCATCAAGGTGGTGCACACCGATACGGGCAAGATTATCGCGTCGGAAACACGCAGCGGTACCGGCTCCCCGCATATCAGTGCCGCCACGGCGGGCGAGAATCTCCTGAAAAAGATGGGTACAGAGTCCGCGGCGGTCCTGATGCCCAAGATCATCCGGGCACTGACGCAGGATGGCAGCGTGAATCTGGTCATCAAATTCCAGAACATGAGGTTCGGGGACTGGGTGGCTTTCAAGAAGGAGCTTCGGAACTCCTCGTCGAAGATCACGGCAATTGCCGACCGTCCGGTCGAGGGTAGCCAGCGGACTTACGAGCTGACCGTGAGCCGCGGCACGGCGACCGATCTTGCCGAGGAGATTTACGGGCACGAATTCCCCGGGTTCGAGTTTGAGGTGGTCGATACGACCCAGAATATCATCAACGCCACGCTGAAAAAGAAATAA